A region from the Lutra lutra chromosome 1, mLutLut1.2, whole genome shotgun sequence genome encodes:
- the HIGD1A gene encoding HIG1 domain family member 1A, mitochondrial, protein MSTGTDVSLSSYDEDQGSKLIRKAREAPFVPIGMAGFAAIVAYGLYKLKSRGNTKMSVHLIHMRVAAQGFVVGAMTLGMGYSMYKEFWAKPKP, encoded by the exons ATGTCAACCGGCAcagatgtttctctttcttcatatGATGAAGATCAGGGATCTAAACTTATCCGAAAAGCTAGAGAGGCACCGTTTGTTCCCATTG GAATGGCCGGGTTTGCAGCAATTGTTGCATATGGATTATATAAATTGAAGAGCAGGGGAAATACTAAAATGTCTGTTCACTTGATCCACATGCGTGTGGCAGCCCAAGGCTTTGTTGTGGGAGCAATGACTCTTG gtatgGGGTATTCCATGTATAAGGAATTCTGGGCAAAGCCTAAACCTTAG